In the Rhinoderma darwinii isolate aRhiDar2 chromosome 13, aRhiDar2.hap1, whole genome shotgun sequence genome, one interval contains:
- the PPDPF gene encoding pancreatic progenitor cell differentiation and proliferation factor yields the protein MAAIPSSGSLVATHDYYRRRLGSTSSNSSCGSVDYSGEVIPHHPGLPKSDPGHWWASFFFVKPSHPVMTTVSESPENSGSFRVTNGLFPCGLAQEPVRKNNVSESKTDSSA from the exons ATGGCAGCCATTCCATCAAGCGGTTCACTTGTCGCAACCCACGATTACTATCGCA GACGCCTGGGATCAACCTCTAGTAACAGCTCATGTGGGAGTGTGGACTACTCTGGAGAGGTCATTCCTCACCACCCAG GTCTACCGAAGTCGGATCCTGGTCACTGGTGGGCCAGCTTCTTCTTTGTTAAACCATCTCATCCCGTCATGACCACTGTTTCGGAATCCCCCGAGAA CTCAGGAAGCTTCCGTGTGACCAATGGCCTTTTCCCCTGCGGCctggctcaggagccggtgaggaAGAACAATGTCAGTGAGTCCAAGACTGACTCCAGCGCCTGA